One Nodularia sp. LEGE 06071 DNA segment encodes these proteins:
- a CDS encoding iron uptake porin, with protein sequence MREFWKYLLVSPLFGGTMLFFGATVYAGEIPTTSVINNSEIKTENLTEDQVMAQITSVSQLSDVQPTDWAFQALQSLVERYGCIAGYPNSTYRGNRALTRYEFAAGLNACLDRVNELIATATSDAVTQQDLGTLQRLQEEFSAELATLRGRVDSLEARTSELEANQFSTTTKLQGEVVAVMSDVLGGDRVNNQEITDNNTTLGARTRIQFVTSFTGRDTLFTRIQANNILGPNIGTPEGNLFFAGADGTTNAAIDALFYKFPLGEKTQVIAIANAGAADDITSTVNLFDGDGSSGALSTFGTRNPIYNQIGGAGLGVTQQFGDSLSLSLGYLSGTANNPSPKNGLFDGAYGALAQLTLRPSDRIALGLTYINSYKQPLLTGSNAATFQNVLQNDAAFSSDSYGVQASIGISEKLVLGGWAGYTNSRALTGDRGEAEIWNYAVTLGFPDLGKRGNLAGIIAGVEPRVTSSNIPGVDRDRDTSYHLEAFYQYQLTDNITITPGVIWLTSPDHNNDNDDVVIGALRTRFSF encoded by the coding sequence ATGCGAGAATTCTGGAAATACCTACTGGTTAGTCCATTATTTGGCGGTACTATGCTATTTTTTGGTGCTACCGTCTATGCAGGAGAAATACCCACGACATCGGTAATAAATAATTCTGAAATAAAAACTGAGAACCTCACAGAAGATCAGGTAATGGCGCAAATTACCTCCGTTTCTCAGTTATCGGATGTGCAACCTACTGATTGGGCTTTTCAAGCGTTGCAATCTTTGGTAGAACGTTACGGTTGTATAGCAGGTTATCCCAATAGCACTTATCGGGGTAATCGGGCGTTGACTCGATATGAATTCGCGGCTGGTTTGAATGCTTGTCTAGATCGGGTTAATGAACTCATTGCTACTGCTACTAGCGATGCAGTGACACAACAAGATTTAGGCACGTTACAAAGACTGCAAGAGGAATTTTCCGCAGAATTGGCAACATTACGGGGTCGCGTGGATTCACTAGAAGCACGCACATCGGAATTGGAAGCGAATCAGTTTTCCACTACCACCAAACTGCAAGGGGAAGTCGTCGCAGTTATGAGTGATGTTTTGGGCGGTGACAGAGTTAATAACCAAGAAATCACAGACAATAATACAACTCTGGGAGCGCGCACACGGATTCAATTTGTCACCAGTTTTACGGGGAGAGATACCCTGTTTACGAGAATCCAAGCTAATAATATTTTAGGACCTAACATTGGGACACCAGAGGGGAACTTATTTTTTGCTGGTGCGGATGGTACTACCAATGCGGCGATAGATGCATTGTTTTACAAATTTCCCCTGGGTGAAAAAACACAGGTCATCGCGATCGCCAATGCCGGTGCAGCAGATGACATCACTAGTACAGTTAATCTATTTGACGGTGATGGTAGTAGTGGGGCTTTGTCTACCTTTGGTACGCGCAACCCAATTTATAACCAGATAGGTGGTGCGGGTTTGGGAGTAACCCAACAGTTCGGTGATAGCCTATCACTCAGTTTAGGGTATTTAAGTGGTACAGCTAATAACCCCTCACCTAAGAATGGTTTGTTTGATGGTGCTTACGGTGCATTGGCACAGCTGACACTCAGACCAAGCGATCGCATTGCGCTCGGTTTAACTTATATCAACTCCTACAAACAGCCACTACTTACGGGTAGCAATGCCGCCACATTCCAAAATGTATTACAAAACGATGCAGCCTTCTCCAGCGATTCCTACGGTGTTCAAGCATCCATCGGTATCAGTGAAAAACTGGTCTTAGGAGGTTGGGCAGGATACACCAACAGCCGCGCCTTGACAGGCGATCGCGGAGAAGCTGAAATTTGGAATTATGCCGTTACCCTGGGCTTTCCTGACTTGGGTAAAAGAGGTAATCTAGCTGGGATTATCGCTGGTGTAGAACCTAGAGTCACCAGTTCCAACATCCCCGGTGTGGATAGAGATAGAGATACCTCCTATCACCTTGAGGCTTTCTACCAGTATCAGCTGACTGACAACATTACCATTACCCCTGGTGTCATCTGGTTGACATCCCCGGATCATAACAATGACAACGATGATGTTGTGATTGGTGCGCTCAGAACTAGATTTAGTTTCTAG
- a CDS encoding metal ABC transporter substrate-binding protein, translating to MIWNRLRPRTGKQTRGILPLMAFLTLSVAVGCNQSNTDIGETSEQTPPAQEAAATPGATEKIKVVATFLPTYLFTKAVAGDAADVSILVPPTTEVHDYQSTPDNVKAISTASILVKNGLGLEEFLDNTVKNAENPKLVEIDASKGIKILDKISLVDETVTEDGHDHDQGNPHVWLDPVLVKQQVTNIRDGLSAADPANKATYEANTAAYIQELNNLNQEFQQTLQKTPNCTFITFHDAFPYLAQRYNVKQVAVVQLPEDQLSPADVQKAVKAVKNYNAKALFSEPGVDNKLLTSLAQDLNVTVRNLDSIETTAGDTNPQYYFQAMKTNLQTLEAGCK from the coding sequence GTGATTTGGAATCGTTTAAGACCTAGAACAGGCAAACAAACCAGAGGTATCCTGCCTTTAATGGCTTTCCTCACGTTGTCAGTCGCTGTTGGCTGTAACCAATCAAACACAGATATCGGAGAAACTTCAGAACAAACACCCCCAGCACAGGAAGCAGCAGCGACTCCAGGCGCGACCGAAAAAATTAAAGTTGTCGCCACATTTTTGCCCACCTATTTGTTTACCAAGGCTGTGGCTGGAGACGCAGCAGATGTATCAATTCTTGTGCCACCGACTACGGAAGTGCATGATTACCAATCAACACCGGATAATGTTAAAGCGATTTCTACAGCCAGTATCTTAGTAAAAAATGGTTTGGGATTAGAGGAATTTCTCGACAACACTGTAAAAAATGCCGAAAATCCTAAATTGGTTGAAATTGATGCGAGTAAAGGTATTAAAATCTTGGATAAAATTTCGCTAGTTGATGAAACAGTCACAGAAGACGGACATGATCATGATCAAGGAAATCCTCACGTTTGGTTAGATCCAGTTTTAGTAAAACAGCAGGTAACAAATATTCGAGATGGATTAAGTGCTGCTGATCCTGCTAATAAAGCTACTTATGAAGCCAATACTGCCGCTTATATTCAAGAATTAAACAATTTAAATCAAGAATTTCAGCAAACTTTGCAAAAAACTCCTAACTGCACCTTTATCACCTTTCATGATGCCTTTCCATATTTAGCTCAACGCTATAATGTCAAACAAGTTGCTGTGGTGCAACTTCCTGAAGACCAACTTTCCCCAGCAGATGTGCAGAAAGCTGTCAAAGCTGTGAAAAATTATAACGCTAAAGCTTTATTTAGCGAACCAGGGGTAGATAATAAATTATTAACCAGTCTTGCCCAAGATTTGAATGTAACTGTGCGTAACTTGGATTCTATAGAAACTACTGCCGGCGATACAAATCCGCAGTATTATTTCCAAGCCATGAAAACTAACTTGCAAACCCTGGAGGCTGGGTGTAAATAA
- a CDS encoding metal ABC transporter ATP-binding protein, with amino-acid sequence MTSPILKVEGLNVYQGSYLAVRDVAFELLPGTDTAIVGPNGAGKSTLVKAILDLLPHSAGKIEIFGRPISKLGNLRHRLGYMPQNFIFDRSFPISVSELVGLGWANESKQQNSFFSQLWKKDRRKSVAIAEALRRTDAYHLKHQAIGTLSGGQLKRVLLAYCLVIPRQLLVLDEAFAGVDIQGTTDFYALLNELKREEGWTVLQVSHDIDMVSRHCDRVLCLNQTVVCTGQPEIALSPQNLLATYGLGFSPYKHNH; translated from the coding sequence ATGACATCTCCCATTTTAAAAGTCGAAGGATTAAATGTATATCAAGGCAGTTATTTAGCTGTACGAGATGTAGCCTTTGAATTGCTACCAGGAACAGATACAGCTATCGTTGGCCCCAATGGTGCGGGGAAAAGTACTTTGGTGAAAGCGATTTTAGATTTACTTCCCCATAGTGCTGGCAAAATTGAAATCTTTGGTCGTCCAATTAGCAAGTTGGGAAATTTGCGTCATCGATTGGGTTATATGCCACAAAATTTCATCTTTGACCGCAGTTTTCCGATTTCTGTCAGCGAATTAGTCGGACTGGGATGGGCGAATGAAAGTAAACAGCAGAATTCATTTTTTTCCCAACTGTGGAAAAAAGATAGGAGAAAATCAGTAGCCATAGCAGAGGCTTTGCGGCGAACTGATGCTTATCATCTCAAGCACCAAGCGATTGGAACTCTTAGCGGTGGTCAACTGAAGCGGGTATTGCTGGCTTATTGTTTAGTCATTCCTCGCCAACTCTTGGTTTTAGATGAAGCTTTTGCTGGCGTTGATATCCAAGGTACAACAGATTTTTACGCTTTGTTAAATGAATTAAAGCGCGAAGAAGGTTGGACAGTGTTGCAGGTTTCCCATGATATTGACATGGTTAGCCGTCATTGCGATCGCGTTCTTTGTCTCAATCAAACTGTTGTTTGCACTGGTCAACCCGAAATTGCCCTTTCACCGCAAAATCTGTTAGCAACCTATGGCCTGGGATTCAGTCCTTACAAGCATAACCATTAA
- a CDS encoding ArsR/SmtB family transcription factor, translated as MAEFFSFLGDPNRLRILSFLANKELCVSDLAALLKMSESAVSHQLRNLRVMRLVGYRKQGRNVFYHLHDNHIFHLYQAVAEHLDEPAE; from the coding sequence ATGGCAGAATTTTTTAGCTTTTTAGGAGATCCCAATCGCCTGCGAATCCTTTCTTTTTTGGCTAATAAAGAACTGTGTGTAAGTGATTTGGCCGCATTACTAAAAATGAGTGAATCTGCTGTTTCCCATCAACTGCGAAATTTGCGAGTTATGCGATTGGTTGGCTATCGCAAGCAAGGACGTAATGTGTTCTATCATCTCCACGATAATCATATTTTTCATCTTTATCAGGCTGTTGCTGAACATTTGGATGAACCTGCTGAATAA
- a CDS encoding metal ABC transporter permease, with product MNFDFVNLLQFPFMQRAIAGAVLMGILGGLLGTFATLRQLSFFSHAVGHAALIGVVLGVLLQLNPTWMLLPFTLVFGVVVLYLIDKTDLASDSVLSIVLSGALGIGVILTSFVPGYRGNLMRVLFGDILAIDNTDLILTLILLIASSIFLFSTLQQQILLTINPDVAQVQGVPVQLYRYGFVILLSLAVAVAITAVGVLLVNAFLVIPASTAKLMSHHFNRFLVLSIIVGSTTSLTGIMVSGIFNLPSGPSIVLVQFLFFVAVFLAVKLKFKAA from the coding sequence ATGAATTTTGACTTTGTAAATTTGTTACAATTTCCCTTCATGCAGCGTGCGATCGCCGGCGCTGTGTTAATGGGAATCCTGGGGGGATTACTAGGTACTTTTGCTACATTGCGCCAACTATCCTTTTTCAGCCATGCTGTGGGTCATGCAGCATTAATCGGCGTAGTCTTAGGTGTATTGCTACAGTTAAACCCAACTTGGATGCTGTTGCCTTTTACCTTAGTCTTTGGGGTAGTTGTCCTCTACTTGATCGACAAAACCGATTTAGCGAGCGATAGCGTTCTGAGTATAGTGCTATCAGGAGCATTAGGTATTGGCGTAATCCTGACTAGCTTCGTTCCGGGTTATCGTGGCAATTTAATGAGAGTATTGTTCGGTGATATTCTGGCGATCGACAATACAGATTTAATTTTGACATTAATTTTGCTGATCGCCAGTAGCATATTTTTATTTTCCACCCTGCAACAGCAAATTTTATTGACCATTAACCCCGATGTCGCCCAAGTACAAGGTGTTCCAGTTCAACTATATCGCTATGGCTTTGTCATTTTACTTTCCCTGGCTGTTGCCGTAGCGATTACAGCCGTCGGTGTTTTGCTAGTCAATGCCTTTTTGGTAATTCCCGCTTCCACCGCCAAGCTGATGAGTCATCATTTCAACCGCTTTCTGGTCTTATCAATCATCGTCGGTTCGACCACAAGCCTGACTGGTATTATGGTTTCGGGTATTTTTAACCTGCCATCAGGCCCTAGTATTGTGCTGGTGCAGTTTTTGTTCTTTGTCGCTGTTTTCTTGGCGGTGAAGTTGAAGTTCAAAGCAGCTTAA
- a CDS encoding sodium/glutamate symporter has product MFKLIDVFWAYILIAILILVGRLIRQRLGILRSLYIPSSIVAGIIALLLGKSALGAIVQAINPKSPLVQGIFTENVQAVWSQSPGIFINIVFATLFLGQYVPTLQQFWTKAAPQVAFGQAIAWGQYVVGLILAITILTPVFGLPPIVACLIEVAFEGGHGTSAGMAATFTELGFTAGPDLSLALATVGLVSGVISGTILIHWGRRTGRIKVSREPLDNLENTENELPEEEPSVTIARKNLFRDLLIDPLSLNFGFVGLAITFGWLILEALRFIESITWGRGGVELISYVPLFPIALIGGMIVQYILMRTRRTYLISRPLMENIGGLALDITIVTALASISLSVLGDNLAPFLILSIAGIAWNVCAFIFLGPHLLPFYWFERGIGDLGQSMGVTSTGLLLLRMVDPDNRSGAFESFAYKQLLFEPIVGGGLFTAAAPLLIANFGSIPILLLTSFILAFWLIFGFYNCKQLRKQSD; this is encoded by the coding sequence ATGTTCAAACTGATAGATGTCTTCTGGGCTTATATTCTCATCGCTATATTAATCCTCGTGGGGCGGTTAATCAGACAGCGCCTGGGAATATTGCGATCGCTCTACATACCCAGTTCCATAGTTGCTGGTATTATTGCCTTACTTCTGGGTAAAAGTGCTTTGGGTGCAATTGTCCAAGCAATAAATCCCAAATCTCCCCTTGTTCAAGGCATATTTACCGAAAATGTCCAGGCGGTTTGGTCGCAGTCTCCTGGTATCTTTATTAATATTGTTTTTGCTACCCTGTTTCTGGGTCAATATGTTCCTACTTTGCAGCAATTTTGGACTAAAGCTGCCCCACAAGTGGCTTTTGGTCAAGCGATCGCCTGGGGTCAATACGTAGTAGGATTAATACTAGCAATCACCATATTGACACCAGTTTTTGGTTTACCGCCCATAGTCGCTTGTTTAATTGAAGTCGCCTTTGAAGGGGGACACGGGACATCAGCCGGGATGGCGGCAACTTTTACAGAATTGGGTTTTACCGCCGGGCCTGATTTATCTTTAGCTTTAGCCACAGTAGGGCTGGTTTCTGGAGTGATTTCCGGGACAATTTTGATCCACTGGGGACGCAGAACTGGACGTATCAAAGTCAGCCGCGAACCTTTAGATAATCTGGAAAATACAGAGAACGAACTACCAGAAGAAGAACCAAGTGTCACAATTGCGAGAAAAAATTTATTCCGCGACTTACTAATTGATCCATTATCACTCAACTTCGGTTTTGTCGGATTAGCGATCACTTTCGGCTGGCTAATTTTAGAAGCTTTGCGCTTTATTGAATCAATCACCTGGGGTAGAGGTGGAGTGGAACTGATTTCTTACGTACCGCTATTCCCCATCGCCCTGATTGGGGGAATGATTGTGCAGTATATACTTATGCGTACCAGACGCACCTATTTAATTAGTCGTCCCCTGATGGAAAACATTGGTGGACTGGCGTTAGATATTACAATTGTCACCGCCCTAGCAAGTATTTCCCTCTCTGTACTGGGAGATAATCTTGCTCCTTTCCTGATTTTATCCATTGCTGGTATTGCTTGGAATGTCTGTGCCTTTATATTTTTAGGCCCCCATCTCCTACCTTTTTACTGGTTTGAACGTGGTATTGGTGATCTGGGACAATCGATGGGTGTGACTTCCACGGGATTATTGCTGTTGCGAATGGTAGACCCAGATAACCGTTCCGGTGCGTTTGAGAGTTTTGCTTATAAACAATTGCTGTTTGAACCTATTGTGGGTGGAGGCTTATTTACCGCCGCCGCACCGCTTTTAATTGCTAATTTTGGCTCCATACCAATTTTGCTATTAACATCATTTATCCTGGCATTTTGGCTGATATTCGGTTTCTATAACTGTAAGCAACTACGTAAGCAAAGCGATTGA
- a CDS encoding PqqD family protein, which translates to MIQLSLDCKISPAPNVLAQDLAGESVLLNLQTEEYFGLDDVGTRIWQTLTDKDSIQSAIDVLVTEYGVESKQLQQDVENLIEELLANGLVEVSGT; encoded by the coding sequence ATGATCCAACTTTCATTAGACTGTAAAATATCGCCTGCACCGAATGTATTAGCTCAAGACTTGGCAGGGGAGTCAGTTTTACTTAACCTGCAAACTGAGGAGTATTTTGGCTTGGATGATGTGGGAACTCGGATTTGGCAAACCTTGACAGATAAAGATTCTATCCAGTCTGCTATAGATGTATTGGTAACTGAGTATGGCGTAGAGTCAAAACAGTTACAGCAGGATGTAGAAAATCTCATTGAAGAATTATTAGCCAATGGACTGGTTGAAGTTAGCGGTACGTAA
- a CDS encoding lasso peptide biosynthesis B2 protein encodes MDWLKLAVRKLRSFWGLDRNSRWLLLQALLFFPLVTLSLKFGGLKRTQSDLVRMLPPGKIVLPDSELTSQRLRDRSCKIIKTISMVQLAARYCQPWAKCLQKSLVLWGLLRHQGINSELRIGVKRDAESFEAHAWVEYEGFVLNDTQNVRDRFAMFDRPIEVNFPSRES; translated from the coding sequence ATGGACTGGTTGAAGTTAGCGGTACGTAAATTACGCAGTTTTTGGGGACTGGATAGAAATTCCCGCTGGCTGTTATTGCAAGCACTTCTGTTTTTCCCCCTAGTGACTCTATCCTTAAAATTTGGGGGATTAAAGCGCACGCAATCTGATTTAGTACGAATGTTACCACCTGGAAAAATAGTGCTTCCAGATAGCGAACTGACAAGTCAGCGCTTACGCGATCGCTCCTGTAAAATTATCAAGACAATTAGCATGGTGCAGTTAGCAGCCAGATATTGTCAACCTTGGGCAAAATGTCTGCAAAAGTCCCTAGTGCTGTGGGGTTTGTTGCGTCACCAAGGAATTAACAGCGAATTGCGGATTGGGGTAAAAAGGGACGCAGAGAGTTTTGAGGCTCATGCTTGGGTGGAGTATGAAGGTTTTGTCCTCAATGATACTCAAAATGTGCGCGATCGCTTTGCCATGTTTGATCGTCCCATTGAAGTTAATTTTCCCAGTAGAGAGAGTTGA
- a CDS encoding Nif11-like leader peptide family natural product precursor, with protein MSVQTALQFIQQLRMDEGLKSRLLALNNHPDLASFVKLGAEFNLTFTVEELKTAHKHDWGMRWLLHNSRLEDNRQ; from the coding sequence ATGTCTGTCCAAACTGCACTACAATTTATCCAACAACTACGGATGGATGAAGGGCTAAAAAGCCGACTTTTAGCTCTCAACAACCACCCTGATTTAGCAAGTTTTGTCAAACTTGGCGCTGAATTCAATCTCACCTTCACAGTTGAAGAACTGAAAACAGCACACAAACACGATTGGGGGATGCGCTGGTTACTCCATAACTCTAGATTAGAAGACAACCGGCAATGA
- a CDS encoding cytochrome P450 produces MQSQSESIAPPLPFNPRSPEFRANRYPTYDYLRTHHPIYYRSEGNDWVLTRYADISEVLKNPIFGHAQKSIVSLETGTPAPINNFLGLRQESQRLMKLWLVRQNPPTHTRIRPLLRSAFTQSHIQALRSHIQTTVDDLIDRVQDLGKMDIINDLAYPLTLGLNCKILGIPPQQWHPQFKQWSVSLSLSLDLDVTPIANEQGLLAIAGLAEYFKSWIAQSRTCSQPQDNLISTLIQAEAEGQLSAEELLANCILIFAAGHSTTENLIGNSILTLLNHPEQLHLLQADPSLIETTIAEVLRYESSVHSIPRTTLSDIELSNQTIRQGEIVHCIIGAANRDPAHFPNPNQFDIRRKPNPYLSFGQGIHSCIGIHLAKLVTEIAVNIIVSRLPGLSLATESLEWEDSFMGRGLKSLPVVF; encoded by the coding sequence ATGCAAAGTCAAAGTGAAAGTATAGCTCCACCTTTACCATTTAATCCGCGATCGCCAGAGTTCCGGGCTAATCGCTATCCCACCTATGATTACCTGCGGACGCACCACCCCATTTACTATCGTTCTGAGGGAAATGATTGGGTGCTGACGCGCTATGCTGATATTTCAGAGGTTCTGAAAAATCCTATCTTTGGTCATGCACAGAAAAGTATCGTTAGCCTAGAGACAGGAACCCCAGCGCCCATAAACAACTTTCTCGGTCTGCGTCAGGAAAGTCAAAGATTAATGAAGTTGTGGTTGGTGCGACAAAATCCACCCACCCACACCAGAATTCGTCCCTTGTTGCGTAGTGCCTTCACTCAATCGCATATTCAAGCATTGCGATCGCACATTCAGACAACTGTTGACGACCTGATTGATCGGGTTCAAGACTTGGGGAAAATGGATATTATTAACGATTTAGCTTATCCGCTCACCCTCGGCTTAAACTGTAAAATATTGGGGATTCCACCACAACAATGGCATCCGCAATTTAAACAGTGGTCTGTGAGCCTATCTTTATCTTTGGATTTGGACGTGACCCCGATTGCTAATGAGCAAGGTTTGCTGGCGATCGCTGGTTTAGCGGAATACTTCAAAAGTTGGATTGCTCAAAGCCGTACTTGTTCGCAGCCGCAAGATAACCTCATTAGCACTCTAATTCAAGCAGAAGCTGAGGGTCAATTGAGTGCAGAAGAACTCTTAGCAAATTGCATCTTAATATTTGCGGCCGGTCACTCCACAACTGAGAATTTAATTGGCAACAGTATACTCACATTACTGAATCATCCCGAACAGTTACATTTACTACAAGCTGACCCATCCTTAATAGAAACAACTATTGCTGAAGTGCTGCGCTATGAAAGTTCAGTTCATAGTATTCCACGTACAACACTATCTGATATCGAACTATCAAATCAGACAATTCGTCAGGGAGAGATAGTTCATTGTATTATCGGGGCTGCCAATCGAGATCCCGCCCATTTCCCCAATCCCAACCAATTTGATATTAGACGCAAACCTAATCCCTATCTTTCGTTTGGTCAAGGAATTCATAGTTGTATCGGGATACACTTAGCTAAATTAGTAACAGAAATTGCCGTAAATATAATAGTGAGCCGTTTACCTGGGTTATCATTAGCAACGGAATCTTTAGAATGGGAGGATTCTTTTATGGGACGTGGTTTGAAATCATTGCCGGTTGTCTTCTAA
- a CDS encoding serine/threonine protein kinase, with protein MKLSESFRYKVYGLTLQVNQPLTGLIAAKSDAPVDVWVDLNGESQPSSAEIETISSGLNVLSKADGTYFHLWFRGDGQLDFYLDAGGSHISANWTCALLEEVNALLLGQVLGCALRLRGTLCLHACVVKIDQHAVAIVGESGAGKSTTAAALAKEGYSILSDDIAVLKDDEQHWFVQPGYPRLRLWPQTIHALYGSESDLERIFSFSEKRFVELVGNSSETVWKFHSDPLPLAAIYVLGKRHPELAAPMIETISPATAVMTLMTHRSVSHLKLGMDKQAQEFAGLSRVAMTVPIRKVSRSDSLTALPQLCDAIVNDVGNITLLEQCTQL; from the coding sequence ATGAAATTGAGTGAATCTTTTAGATATAAAGTTTATGGCTTAACGCTACAGGTAAATCAACCTCTGACGGGTTTAATCGCTGCAAAGAGTGATGCCCCCGTCGATGTTTGGGTCGATTTGAATGGAGAATCGCAACCGTCGTCAGCAGAAATAGAGACTATTTCATCTGGTCTGAATGTGCTATCTAAAGCCGATGGCACTTATTTCCATCTCTGGTTTCGCGGTGACGGACAACTTGATTTCTATCTTGATGCTGGAGGCAGTCACATCTCGGCAAATTGGACTTGTGCGCTACTAGAAGAAGTGAATGCGCTGTTGTTGGGGCAAGTTTTAGGCTGTGCTTTGCGGTTACGGGGAACACTTTGCCTTCATGCTTGTGTGGTGAAAATTGATCAGCACGCTGTTGCTATTGTGGGTGAATCAGGGGCGGGGAAATCAACGACGGCGGCGGCTCTGGCTAAGGAAGGATACTCTATTCTCTCGGATGATATTGCAGTTCTCAAGGACGACGAGCAACATTGGTTTGTACAGCCGGGATATCCGCGTCTACGGCTTTGGCCTCAAACAATTCATGCCCTATACGGGTCAGAATCTGATTTGGAAAGGATTTTCAGCTTTTCTGAGAAACGTTTTGTAGAGTTAGTTGGCAACAGCAGTGAAACTGTGTGGAAGTTTCACAGTGACCCCCTACCATTGGCAGCTATCTATGTGCTGGGAAAACGTCATCCTGAATTGGCAGCCCCGATGATTGAGACTATTTCTCCAGCAACTGCGGTGATGACTTTGATGACTCACCGTTCGGTCAGCCATTTAAAATTAGGTATGGATAAACAAGCACAGGAATTTGCTGGTCTTAGTCGCGTAGCAATGACTGTACCCATTCGGAAGGTCTCTCGCAGCGATAGTTTGACAGCATTGCCTCAATTGTGTGATGCCATTGTCAATGATGTGGGTAATATCACGTTGTTAGAGCAATGTACTCAACTTTAG